A single window of Candidatus Binatia bacterium DNA harbors:
- a CDS encoding extracellular solute-binding protein: protein MRTFNWVRLAAVLCCAVVFLAAGLAGLSQAQEKDWDKALADLVAAARKEGKVVVKAPPNPDARVEIPAKFRERFGITVEYLAGRSSEQAEKLRLERAAGFYTTDVLLGGIQTLSTVLYREGMLDRLKPMLIWPEAIDPSKWKNGTLPFADPDGSYVLRLFSYVDPLIYINTQHVKREELTSTRDLLHPKWKGKIAVLDPTVAGSGGNTAAQFYLQFGEGFVKQFYLQQQPAVSRDSRQIADWLARGTHPITPDASSAVERMLSDGFPIGAIYSLSDAAGSLSAGNGHLAVFSRAPHPNAARLFVNWMASREGVGLYARALMAPSTRTDVDESFLDPRKIPRPGVRYFDGAVWDYNVQQREQAQLRVKELLRR, encoded by the coding sequence GTGCGAACATTCAATTGGGTTCGCTTGGCGGCTGTCCTCTGCTGTGCCGTCGTGTTTCTGGCCGCGGGTCTCGCAGGCCTCTCCCAGGCTCAGGAAAAAGACTGGGACAAAGCGCTTGCTGATCTCGTTGCCGCTGCGAGGAAAGAAGGCAAAGTCGTCGTCAAAGCGCCGCCAAACCCCGACGCGCGGGTCGAGATTCCGGCAAAATTTCGCGAGCGCTTCGGTATCACGGTGGAATATCTCGCGGGCCGCAGCAGCGAGCAGGCCGAGAAGCTCCGATTAGAGCGCGCCGCCGGCTTCTACACGACGGACGTCTTGCTGGGCGGAATCCAGACCCTTTCGACGGTGCTTTACCGGGAAGGCATGCTGGATCGTCTGAAACCGATGCTCATTTGGCCGGAAGCGATCGATCCCTCGAAATGGAAGAACGGAACGTTGCCCTTTGCCGATCCGGATGGGAGTTATGTGCTCCGCTTGTTCAGTTACGTCGACCCGCTGATTTACATCAATACTCAGCACGTAAAACGCGAAGAATTGACATCGACGCGAGATTTACTCCACCCCAAATGGAAAGGGAAAATCGCGGTCCTCGATCCGACGGTTGCGGGAAGCGGCGGAAACACCGCGGCGCAGTTTTATCTTCAGTTCGGCGAAGGATTCGTCAAGCAATTTTATCTTCAGCAACAGCCTGCGGTAAGCCGCGACAGCCGCCAGATCGCCGACTGGCTCGCGCGTGGAACTCATCCGATAACTCCAGACGCGAGCAGCGCGGTCGAACGAATGCTCAGCGACGGTTTCCCAATTGGAGCGATTTATAGTTTGAGCGATGCGGCGGGCTCCTTGTCGGCAGGCAACGGCCACTTGGCGGTTTTTAGCCGAGCCCCGCATCCCAACGCCGCGCGCCTTTTTGTCAATTGGATGGCCTCCAGAGAAGGAGTCGGTCTCTACGCTCGCGCCCTTATGGCTCCCTCGACCCGAACCGACGTCGATGAGTCTTTCCTGGACCCGCGGAAAATCCCCCGTCCCGGAGTGAGGTACTTCGACGGCGCCGTCTGGGATTACAACGTCCAACAAAGAGAACAGGCGCAGCTCCGCGTTAAGGAACTTTTACGGAGATAG
- a CDS encoding ABC transporter substrate-binding protein — protein sequence MRRIAPLFSMAIIGFVVLLAPLAHGAEAKAPWQEEWEKTVQAAKKDGQLAIYGVNGYDEVFKAFARTFPEIKVSFLGGLGSQLGPRIMNERRAEKYLVDIYLAGIVTPYTVFHRGKALDPIRPVLALPEVLDESKWWSGRHHYADPEGQYIFVFQGNVHGGETAYNTQLFDPREIRSYWDFLNPKWRGKIVARDPKAVSTVAHSLRFFYNHPEIGPDFIRRFFGDMDLALSRDERQMTDWLGAGKFPLAFFIAGVEEGEKQGLPVKMFEPGRFKEGASVGPTQGSVSLINRAPHPNAAKVAINWLLSRDGQTAYQNGFAQTDDVIESMREDIPKDIIPAPHRRVKGAKYVYSGRPEWIDMAPVQKLVNEALGQTQK from the coding sequence ATGAGACGCATAGCGCCTCTGTTTTCCATGGCCATTATCGGCTTCGTTGTCCTCTTGGCTCCCTTGGCCCATGGGGCGGAGGCGAAGGCGCCCTGGCAGGAGGAATGGGAAAAGACCGTTCAGGCCGCCAAAAAGGACGGTCAGCTCGCGATCTACGGCGTCAACGGTTATGACGAGGTCTTCAAGGCGTTTGCCAGGACGTTCCCCGAGATCAAAGTATCTTTCCTCGGCGGGCTGGGCTCGCAGCTCGGGCCGAGGATCATGAACGAGCGCAGGGCGGAAAAGTATCTCGTCGATATCTATCTCGCGGGCATCGTCACGCCGTACACGGTCTTTCACCGCGGCAAGGCGCTCGATCCGATCCGGCCGGTGCTCGCGCTGCCGGAGGTCTTGGACGAGTCGAAGTGGTGGAGCGGCCGGCACCACTACGCGGATCCCGAGGGACAATACATCTTTGTCTTCCAGGGAAACGTCCATGGCGGGGAGACCGCCTACAACACCCAGCTCTTCGATCCCAGGGAGATCAGATCTTATTGGGACTTCTTGAATCCCAAATGGCGCGGTAAGATCGTCGCGAGAGACCCCAAGGCGGTGAGCACCGTGGCCCATAGCCTGCGATTTTTCTATAATCATCCGGAAATCGGTCCGGATTTCATCCGGCGCTTCTTCGGCGATATGGACCTGGCTCTCTCCCGCGACGAACGCCAGATGACTGACTGGCTGGGCGCGGGAAAATTCCCTCTCGCCTTCTTCATCGCCGGCGTGGAAGAGGGGGAAAAGCAGGGGTTGCCGGTCAAGATGTTCGAACCCGGTCGTTTTAAAGAGGGCGCGAGCGTGGGACCGACCCAAGGTTCGGTCTCTCTCATCAATCGGGCGCCGCACCCCAACGCGGCGAAGGTGGCGATCAATTGGCTGCTATCGCGCGATGGGCAGACCGCCTATCAGAACGGCTTCGCCCAGACCGACGATGTCATCGAGTCGATGAGGGAAGATATTCCCAAGGACATCATTCCCGCGCCGCATCGGCGGGTCAAAGGCGCCAAATATGTTTATTCCGGCAGGCCGGAGTGGATCGATATGGCGCCGGTGCAGAAGCTCGTGAACGAAGCGCTGGGTCAGACGCAGAAGTAA
- a CDS encoding cupin domain-containing protein encodes MSERRITRTETPMETDYDQAVRAKEIRNKRMAEGKVIVKGNDLPWELNRQGRIKYFLTDRSEDVAAPGWLVFQQEIHKHSGMHRHQGGTFIFILGGKGYSVVNGVRHDWEAGDLAILPMVPGGVAHQHFNLEPGVPALWMRVGYTPHKRLVLANWIEQLEVNPDWAEKNGLQDRQVAPMVNHARTTNNDDSPRGNTLFDALLRLRDEQREQMKHARMVVQGKSLPLEINPMGLFRWYVHPHMKDVGCLAQMIYVHEIPGGSRSGKQLHQGGRFHYVLEGKGSTVIDGVRHDWEENEIILLPLSSHGVVHQHYNSDPSKPARLLVSEPNLVHVWGVDLGSGLEMLEPAPEYQG; translated from the coding sequence ATGAGCGAACGCCGGATAACTCGTACCGAAACCCCGATGGAAACAGATTACGACCAAGCGGTTCGTGCCAAAGAAATCCGCAACAAGCGGATGGCAGAAGGGAAAGTAATCGTCAAGGGTAACGACTTGCCGTGGGAGCTTAACCGTCAGGGACGGATCAAGTACTTTCTAACAGATCGATCAGAAGATGTCGCGGCTCCCGGCTGGCTTGTCTTCCAACAGGAGATTCATAAGCACTCGGGCATGCACCGGCATCAAGGCGGAACTTTTATCTTCATCTTGGGCGGCAAGGGATATAGCGTGGTAAACGGCGTGCGCCACGATTGGGAGGCCGGCGATCTAGCCATTTTGCCCATGGTGCCCGGAGGCGTTGCCCATCAACACTTCAATCTCGAGCCCGGTGTTCCCGCCCTTTGGATGAGGGTGGGTTATACCCCGCACAAGAGACTCGTTCTTGCCAACTGGATCGAGCAGCTCGAGGTCAACCCGGACTGGGCGGAGAAAAACGGATTACAGGATCGCCAAGTGGCTCCGATGGTAAACCATGCGCGTACGACAAACAACGATGACTCTCCACGCGGGAACACTCTCTTCGACGCCCTGTTGCGGCTCCGCGACGAGCAACGAGAGCAGATGAAGCACGCTCGGATGGTCGTTCAGGGGAAATCGTTACCTTTGGAGATCAATCCGATGGGTTTGTTCCGCTGGTACGTCCATCCGCACATGAAGGATGTCGGATGTCTCGCCCAGATGATTTACGTGCACGAGATTCCGGGTGGGAGTCGTTCCGGCAAACAGCTTCATCAAGGCGGGCGCTTTCATTATGTCCTCGAGGGAAAAGGCAGCACCGTCATAGACGGGGTGCGCCATGATTGGGAAGAGAACGAAATTATCCTGCTCCCTCTCAGTTCCCATGGCGTCGTCCATCAGCATTATAATTCAGACCCAAGTAAACCCGCCAGGTTGCTCGTGTCCGAACCCAACTTGGTCCACGTTTGGGGAGTGGACCTGGGTTCGGGGTTAGAGATGCTAGAGCCGGCCCCGGAATACCAAGGGTAG